Genomic DNA from Marinobacter sp. ANT_B65:
ACCCATTGCTGAGCCATGAAGCGCCGGGCAGGTATCGCTGTAACGCTCTTCAAACTCGAAGATGCCGCCATCCAGGTGATAGCGCTCAACCATGGTCGGAAGCGTTGTGCCCGTAATAGAACTATCCCGGTAGGTCACAAACAAATGGCCGTCGGCCATCATGGCGACACCGTGCATGCTGGATTCAAGGTCCAGGCTGGCAAGGGTGCTGTTACTTCCGAGGGTTTCGTCCGTAAAAACCGTCACCCTCGAACTGGCGGCGGCATCATCACCGTCGAAGAAAACAACGCCGTAAGAATCACCAACCGTGAAATGCGTGGGCTTGTGATCAGGCAGCGTTAGCGACAACTGGCTCGGGGTTTCAGCATAGTCATGCATATGATCGCCGTGGTCTTCGGTATAAAGCCCACTATCAACGAACGACACCAGGTTGTCGCCTCTCTGGGTGGCGACAACGTAGCGGTTCCCGGGAGAAGCGTACAAAGCAGGAACCTCACCGGTCATCGCGATGGATGACAACACGTCGCTGCTATCAAGATCCAGAATTTTCAGTTGCGATGCGCCCGTGTCGAACAGCGCCAATCGCCCAGCGGTATCGATATCCGTATCGGTGTGCGCGTCATCCGAGCTACCGCTGCTGCCTCCGCAGGCCGCCAAAAACATGGCTGAGGCTAACAGAACCGAAGATTTCAGGGGTATTCCAGTGAAAGGAGCAGGTTTCTTTACGTGCACGATGGGATCTCCATTTAATGTTTTAGTAATTTATCTCAAGCACTTAACGGTAATGTGCGTGGGAAAAGATCTGATTAACAACTTTAAATGTTATGTTATAACATACTAAATGTAAACCGAAGCCGCAGCCCAGAAAGCTCGACGACGGCATCATGAGTGCGATCGATTTTTCAGCAGATATTCAGCTCTTCAACGTCAGGATGACTATGCGTCAGCAGTGAACAGTCCCGCCCGATTGGTGACAGGATCACAATCAGGCACGCCCTGTTTAAAGGTGGCCGTTACTGCTGACTGCGCTTTAGCTCGCTACCCGAAGAGTGACGCCGGGTAACACTGTTGACCGCGTTCAATGCAACGAACAGGAAAGCAACAACGCATACAATGGTCGGGCCGGTTGGCGAGTCGAAGTGATAGGAAAAGGTAAGACCTGCCACGCTCGAACAGGCACCAATAATGGCGGCCATCAATGCCATGGCCTCAGGCGTCCGGCTGAACCGGCGGGCCGTCGCTGCCGGAATAATCAACATAGCGGCAATAAGGAGAACACCCACCACTTTGATTGCAACAGCAACAACAATGGCAAGAGCAATGGTCAACACTAGCTGTTCCCGACGCGGTGAAATACCGCTGGCCAGAGCCAGGTCCGGGTTCAGGGTCGATAACAACAGCGCGGACCAACGATAACCCACCATAACAAGAACCAGTAGTGCGCCGCCCCAGATGATCGCCAGGTCGATCTTGCCCACGGCCAGAATGTCTCCGAAAAGATAAGCCATGAGGTCAATTCGAACACCAGACAGAAACGAGACTGCCACCAATCCCACAGCTAATGCAGAGTGGGCCATGACGCCAAGCAGTGTGTCCATGGCATAACCGCGCCCACTCAAAGTCGAAACCGTCACCGCCATCAGCAGTGAAATGAGCAGCACGCCGGCAAAGATTGGCGTTGAAAGCGTCAGCGATAATGCAACGCCGAGCATGGCAGCATGAGCAGTGGCATCGCCGAAATAGGCCATGCGCCGCCAGACAATGAAACAGCCCAGAGGCGCTGCAGCCAGAGACACGCCAATACCTGCCAGTGCAGCCCTTACCAGAAAATCATCCAACATCACCCCGCCTCCTGAATACACACGGCACGGTGGTCATGGCCCCGGTGTTTATACAGCGCCAGTGTGTCCTCGTCGTCTTCAAACCCGAACAACTCACGGTACTCAGCAGAATTGCTGACAACCTCCGGTTTACCCTCGCAACAGATGTGGCCGTTCAGACAGATCACCCGCTCAGACTGACGCATCACTACCTGCAGGTCATGACTGACCATGATGACCGCGCAATTCAATACCTGCCTGGCGCTATCGATCTGCCGATAAAACTCTGCCGCGCCCCGGCGATCCAGGCCCTGGGTCGGCTCATCAAGAAGCAGGAGACCGGGCTTGTCCAACAAAGCCCTTGCCAGCAAGACTCTTTGTAACTGCCCTCCCGACAGCGACATCAACTGCTGGTCCAGCAGTCCGGTCACGCCCGCACTGGCAATGGCTGCCTGGATTGCGGCGGATGATACCCTGTGGGGCAATTGCAAAAACCGCTTTACCGTCATGGGTAGAGTTTCGTCGATATGCAATCGCTGGGGCACATATCCAATAGACAGTCCCGGCGCGCTGATCACTTCTCCCCCGGACGGTTTCAAAGCGCCAATAAGCGTCCGCAGTAACGTCGACTTGCCAGACCCGTTGGGGCCAATAACAGTAACAATGTCTCCGCGTTCCACATGGAGATCAATACCGGTCAAAATCGGTACCTTGCCTATTCTGACTGACAGGTTACGGGCTTGAATCACCATTTAAAAATCCTTCAGAGCGGCGTTTAACCATCGGTGCCGGCACCTTTGTGCCGCCACACAAGCAACGGGTTTTCAAAGTTTTAGTTATGTTATAACATAACAATTCTTGAGTCATCCACAGCACTCTGCATAAGCCTCAGACTTCCCAGGAGAATCCCGATGGTCCGACCGGCGCTTTTAACAGGTCTAACACTTTGCCTTTTGCCCGTTTATAGCTGGGCTACCCCTCCCAGAGTTGTAGCGGATATCGCACCGCTGCATTCCATCGTCGCCCAGGTGATGAGTGGCGTCGGTCACCCGGATTTGCTGGTTCAGCCTGGAGCTTCTCCACATAGCTACTCCCTCAGACCATCAGAGGCGGAAGCTCTGGCTCAGGCAGAGGTTGTTTTCTGGATAAGTGAGGATCTGAGCCCGTGGCTGGAGAGTCCCCTGGAGAACCTGGCAGGTTCCGCACAAAAGGTTCAGATGCTTGAATTGTCGGCGACGATAGGTCATCCATTCAGGGAAGGAGCGACATTCGAATCCCACTCCCATGCTGATGAAGACCATAACGAAGAGCACGAAGAGCATGACGATGGTCACGATGAGCATCATCATGGTGAACATGATCCCCACGCCTGGCTGGACCCCGTGAACGGGAAAGCCTGGGCCGACGAAATTGCTCGGGTACTTTCCAGGGTAGATCCATCAAATGCCGAAACCTACCTGCAGAACGCCCAAGCCTTTCAGGATTCTCTGGATAAGTTGACAGTCTCTCTCAGCGAGCGTGCAGATCGCCTCGAGGGTATTCGGTTCATTGTTTTCCATGATGCGTATCAATATTTTGAGCGCCGCTTTAACTTGCAGGCAGCCGGAGCCATTGCGCTGTCTGACGCCTCTGACCCCAGCCCCGCGCGGATTCGCGAAATTCAGACACTGGTATCAGAACTTGGGGTGACCTGTGCCTTCACTGAACCGCAATACAACCCTGGCCTGGTTGATACCGTCTTCGAAGGGTCCAAGGTAAATACGATCGGTGTTATGGACCCATTGGGTGCGGATATCAAAATCGGCACAGGTCATTACACGGAATTGCTGAATAGATTGATGGCAAGTCTGGAACTGTGTCGGCCGCAATCGTGAAGAGCGCAAAACAACCTGATACTTAAAGACTCTTTTGTAGGCCCCGACTCATATGACCAGCCTGACTCCAAACCAGCGCAAGGTTTTTGATGTGCTACTACAAGCGGACGCGTCTCTGGGGGCCTACGCCATCCTGAAAAAGACAGGCTTCCGTGGTGCATCCCAGGTCTATAGGGCATTGGAAAGGCTCGTAGACCTTGGATTGGCCAGAAAACTTGAGAGCCTGAATGCCTACATCGCTGTTTCTTCCGAGGGCCAGGATACACCCACTGCCTTCGCAATTTGTGACCAGTGTGGCCATATCCATGAGGTGGTTGAGGCACAGGGAATCAAACAATTGCATGAATGTCTTGCCCAATTGAACTTTCAGGTGGACCGCACCGTTATTGAATTTCATGGGGTGTGCTCTCTCTGTTCTGGCCAATTGTACAAAACCAAAGAGAGACCTTCTTACACCAGACCGAAACAGGATTAGCATGAACACAGATCTGCCCGACGTTGCCAGTAATGAAGCCTCGAAAATCCATGCTCCACTGGAGTGGGTCGGGATGAGCAGGATTGATATCCCCATCCATCTGTCAGAGCCAGGCTGCCCGGGGCCAATCCATATGGTTGCGGACGCCCAGGTCAATCTGCCATCAGTAACGGTTAAAGGTATTCACATGTCTCGCCTGTATCGTCTGCTGGATAAAATATCTCTCCAGAAGGCGATGGTTCCGGGGCACCTCAGAATGCTTCTGGAACAGATGATTGAGAGTCATCATGACTGTCACACCAATGGCGCAAGGGTGGTACTGACATTCAGCCTTCTGGCCAGACGCCCGGCATTAAGCTCTCCGGATTTGGCGGGCTGGAAAGCCTATCCCGCTCAGATTGAGGCCATTCTGGACCAGGGTTCGTTCTCGCTGAGAACATCCGTTCAGGTGGAGTATTCTTCGACCTGCCCCTGTTCAGCGGCCTTGTCCCGACAGCTTGTGGTTGATGGCTTCAGGAAAGATTTCACTGAAAATACCGGACTGACGAGAGAGGATGTAGCCGCCTGGCTGGAGCAGAATGCCACGCTTGCCACGCCACACAGCCAACGCAGCGAAGCCTGCATTAGCGTTGATATTCCCGACACTGCCGAGGATTTCGGCCTGATGGCGCTTATTGATCAGGTTGAGAAGGTTCTGGCAACGCCCGTCCAGACTGCCGTCAAGCGAGCGGATGAACAAGCATTTGCGCGGCTGAACGGCCAGAATCTGATGTACGTGGAAGATGCTGCACGACGAATCCAGAACGCACTTTCCGGCAGCTACGACAACCTCCAGACCCGCGTCCGGCACCTGGAAAGCCTTCATTCTCATGACGCAGTAGCGTCGGCCAGCGCTTTGCCCTGATTATCACCGAGCTTACCCAACCTGATTCTATCGCCTCGACGAGCCTGACTCTGCCACTATTTACCGTAAGGAAAACCCTGGATGATTCGCAAAAACCCCCGCGGCGACTTACCGCAGATTCACCCCAGCGCGTTCGTCGATCCAACCGCGATCCTTTGCGGGCTGGTGATTGTGGAGGAGAACGTATTTATCGGTCCTTATGCGGTCATACGCGCGGATGAGATGGATGCCAACAACCACATAGAACCAATCATCATCGGCGCCCACTCCAATATTCAGGATGGCGTGGTTATCCACTCGAAATCTGGCGCGAAAGTCACCATTGGCCAGCGCACCTCCATTGCACACCGGGCCATCGTGCACGGCCCCTGCACGGTAGGCAACGGCGTGTTCATTGGATTCAACAGCGTACTGTTTAACTGCATTATCGAAGACGGCTGCGTTGTGCGCTACAACGCTGTGGTCGATGGCTGCCATCTGCCACCAGGGTTTTATGTCCAGTCTACCGAACGCATTGGTGCAGAAACCGACCTCGGGGCTATGCCACAAGTGTCGGCGGATGCCAGTGAGTTTTCCGAAGACGTGGCCCGGACCAATAACGACCTGGTGCGTGGTTACAAGCTCATCCAGAACGAATTCTGAAACGTCACCTGTCGTTATCTGAATCTACACATCATATGAGAGAAGCAATAGCATGAACATAGAATCTTCCAGCCCACAACAAACCGGCCAGCAACCGGTAGGCTTTGCTCCGAGAACATCCATCGAGCAAGTGGAAGAAGGGCACGAACTTGCACCGAAATTTGATTTGAGCGGCCTTGTTGCCTGCGTAACCACCGACGCCGATAGCGGCGAAGTGCTTATGCTGGGGTACATGAACGAGGAAGCTCTGCAGAAAACCATTCTCACCGGCGAAGCTCACTACTGGAGTCGCAGTCGCGAGGTTATCTGGCATAAAGGCGCCACCAGCGGATTGGTTCAGAAAGTTATCGAAATGCGTGTGGATGACGATCAGGACGCAATCTGGCTCAGGGTAAAAGTCGCAGGGTCAGGCGCCAGCTGCCATGTGGGTTACCGGTCGTGCTTTTATCGAAGGGTACCGGTTGCAGCAGAGAGAGCACACAGCGACGCCCTTGTGTTTGTTGAGCATGACAAACAATTCGATCCGGTTGAAGTCTATGGCGATGCGCCAAACCCGACCAAACTGTGAGCCTGCCAGTGCTCAGTGCCGATAATTGAGTTCTTTACGCTCATTCAGTGTTTTTACCTCGGCACATAGCTCTGCGGTAGGCCGAAGCAGCAGCCGGGCGATCCCGATAGGTTCGCCTGATTCCAGGCAATATCCATAGTCGCCGCTGGAGATACGCTTCAACGCAGCGTCGATTTTTGGTAAAAGGCGGCGCTCCCTGTCAACAATGCGAAGAGCCAGCCGCGACTCTTCCTCATAAGAGGCGCGGTCTGCTTCGTCGTTCATTTCCGGAGGACTGGCGAGCCGCTGTTTCGCATCTTCAATACTGTTCATGGTCTCGATGCGCAGCTCTTCGAGCAGCCGACGGAAAAAATCGAGCTGCGCTTCGTTCATGTAATCGTCAGCAGGGGCCTGTAAAAGCTCTTCTTTCGTTATACCCATGCCCATTTACTCCCAGGCCGGAAAGGGATCATTCAGTGTTTGCCAGAATGATTTTCCAGCCAGAAGCTGCTCTTCATCCAGGAGACACTCATCCAACTGACGGGTAATCGTCGCCTGGTCCAGATTCTGACCAATAAAGACCAGTTCCTGGCGCATATCCCCAAACGGCTCCACCCAGCTTTCCATGATCGACTTCCGATACTCTGGATCCTCAGGCCAGGAGTTCTCTGGCACGGCCTTCCAGAACATCCCGGCGAATCCATGCCGGGCAATACCTCCGGCCTGGCTCCAGTGACCCGCAAATTCCGGGCGTGTAGCAAGCCAGAAGTATCCCTTGGAGCGAATGAGCTTGCCTTCGGAAACCGGCTGGTGCAGAAAATCGTAGAACCTGGCCGGATGGAAGGGGCGACGGGCGCGGTACACAAAGCTGGAAATGCCGTACTCCTCGGTTTCCGGGATGTGTTCGCCCCGCATTTCTTTCAGCCATCCTGGCGCCTGCTGAGCGCGCTCAAAACTGAATCTGTTGGTATTCAGCACCTTATCAAGTGGTACGGCGCCTTTCTCTATGGGGTATATTTCCGCTTCTGAATTGAGGCTGCGGAGCACGCCCTTGAGCCTGTCCAGGTCGCTTTGGGGCACCAGGTCCGTTTTGCTGATCAGCAGGATGTCGCTGAATTCAATCTGATCAACAAGCAGGTCCGCGACGCTGCGCTCATCTTCCTCACCCAGGCTTTCTCCGGTTTCCTGCAACGATTGCGCTTCGTCAAAATCCTTCAGGAAATTAACCGCATCCACTACAGTAACCATAGTGTCGAGCCTCGCAATATCAGACAGGCTCACGCCGTCTTCATCGGCGAAGGTAAAGGTTTCTGCTACCGGTAAAGGCTCTGAAATCCCGGTGGATTCGATTACCAGGCAATCAAAGCGACCTTCTGCAGCCAGTTTGCGCACTTCGATCAACAAGTCTTCTCTCAGGGTGCAGCAGATACAGCCATTGCTCATCTCGACCAGCTTTTCTTCCGACCGATTCAGCGTGACTTCCTGTTGCACCTGAGCTGCATCGATATTGACCTCACTCATATCGTTAACGATCACTGCAACCCGCTGGCCCTCCCGATTGTTCAGGATATGATTCAGTACCGTCGTTTTGCCCGCGCCCAAAAATCCGGACAGTACGGTAACGGGAAGGCGGGTATCCAGATGATCCATACAAAATCTCCTGCTTCATTAGGTGCTCAGCGCCTGCGCGCCACTTTACATTCGATATGTTATAACATAACATTTGTTTGGAGGAAACTATATTGGCTTTGCGACCAACAGACCAAAGGAATCACGGAATATGTCTGGCGAAAATAACGGTCTTTTACTACCCATAGCAGTGCTCGGCAACAAACCCGAATGCCTGACGGAGATATTCCGTGATGAGGTCAACCTTGCAATCTGGGAGCGCGAGCTCTCTAGCGGAAGCATCGACTTCGCTTATCACTTTTCCAGAGAAGCAGGCGTTTTTGAACGCTTTGTCGGCATCGAAGCGGGAGACAGTGTTGACCAGATCCTGCCCGCCTGGGCCCAGGAATTGCCAGGCGCTAAAACCTGGCTTGCGGATGTAAATGAGGTGGTAGAGATGTTTGGCTGCCTGTTCGAGCCTGCCGCTATTGGCGTTCGGTTGCACGTGCTTCCCGATACCATGTGCCCCCGTTTTCATACTGATCGGGTGCCAGTGCGTTTGTTGGTGACCTATGCCGGTCGAGGCACCGAGTGGTTACCGGAGAATCAGGTAAATCGAGGTAAACCGCCCGCCCTGCTCCCGGATCAGGCGGTGAGCAACACGGATATTCAAGTTATGCCTACGGGCGCAGTGTCTCTCCTCAAGGGTGAAGCCTGGATCGGCAACGAAGGCCGGGGCCTTGTTCATCGCTCGCCGGCGCCGGGCTCCAGCCCCCGTCTCGTTCTGGGCCTTGACTGGCTGGACTGATTACTCAACCGTTACGCTTTTCGCCAGGTTTCTGGGCTGGTCCACATCCGTACCTTTCAGTACTGCCACATGGTATGACAGCAGCTGTAGCGGAACGGTATAGACAATCGGAGCCGTGATTTCGTGAACTTCCGGAAGCTGTACCACATGGATGTTATCTTCCGGTGTGAAATCTGCTGAGCGATCAGCAAATACAAACAACTCTCCACCCCGGGCTCGGACTTCTTCCATATTGGATTTCAGCTTCTCAGCCATGTTGTTATTAGGCGCAACTGTAATCACCGGCATTTCACTGTCGACCAATGCAAGAGGGCCGTGTTTCAGCTCGCCGGCCGGGTAGGCTTCCGCATGGATGTAGGAAATTTCTTTTAGTTTCAGAGCACCTTCCATAGCTACCGGGAATTGCGAACCCCGGCCAAGAAACAGTGCATGGTTTTTATCCATAAACCGCTTGGACATCTCTGCAATCTCGCCGTCCAGAGCCAGTACATCGCTGACCTGACCGGGCACCAGATGCAGAGCCTTGACGATATCGACTTCCCGTTCTTCACTCAGCCCGTTGTGGCGAGCCAGTGCAAGGGTAAAGATAAGCAGAGCTGTGAGCTGGGTAGTGAAAGCTTTGGTCGATGCA
This window encodes:
- a CDS encoding metal ABC transporter permease; protein product: MLDDFLVRAALAGIGVSLAAAPLGCFIVWRRMAYFGDATAHAAMLGVALSLTLSTPIFAGVLLISLLMAVTVSTLSGRGYAMDTLLGVMAHSALAVGLVAVSFLSGVRIDLMAYLFGDILAVGKIDLAIIWGGALLVLVMVGYRWSALLLSTLNPDLALASGISPRREQLVLTIALAIVVAVAIKVVGVLLIAAMLIIPAATARRFSRTPEAMALMAAIIGACSSVAGLTFSYHFDSPTGPTIVCVVAFLFVALNAVNSVTRRHSSGSELKRSQQ
- a CDS encoding metal ABC transporter ATP-binding protein; translated protein: MVIQARNLSVRIGKVPILTGIDLHVERGDIVTVIGPNGSGKSTLLRTLIGALKPSGGEVISAPGLSIGYVPQRLHIDETLPMTVKRFLQLPHRVSSAAIQAAIASAGVTGLLDQQLMSLSGGQLQRVLLARALLDKPGLLLLDEPTQGLDRRGAAEFYRQIDSARQVLNCAVIMVSHDLQVVMRQSERVICLNGHICCEGKPEVVSNSAEYRELFGFEDDEDTLALYKHRGHDHRAVCIQEAG
- a CDS encoding zinc ABC transporter substrate-binding protein, whose translation is MVRPALLTGLTLCLLPVYSWATPPRVVADIAPLHSIVAQVMSGVGHPDLLVQPGASPHSYSLRPSEAEALAQAEVVFWISEDLSPWLESPLENLAGSAQKVQMLELSATIGHPFREGATFESHSHADEDHNEEHEEHDDGHDEHHHGEHDPHAWLDPVNGKAWADEIARVLSRVDPSNAETYLQNAQAFQDSLDKLTVSLSERADRLEGIRFIVFHDAYQYFERRFNLQAAGAIALSDASDPSPARIREIQTLVSELGVTCAFTEPQYNPGLVDTVFEGSKVNTIGVMDPLGADIKIGTGHYTELLNRLMASLELCRPQS
- a CDS encoding Fur family transcriptional regulator, which produces MTSLTPNQRKVFDVLLQADASLGAYAILKKTGFRGASQVYRALERLVDLGLARKLESLNAYIAVSSEGQDTPTAFAICDQCGHIHEVVEAQGIKQLHECLAQLNFQVDRTVIEFHGVCSLCSGQLYKTKERPSYTRPKQD
- the folE2 gene encoding GTP cyclohydrolase FolE2; the encoded protein is MNTDLPDVASNEASKIHAPLEWVGMSRIDIPIHLSEPGCPGPIHMVADAQVNLPSVTVKGIHMSRLYRLLDKISLQKAMVPGHLRMLLEQMIESHHDCHTNGARVVLTFSLLARRPALSSPDLAGWKAYPAQIEAILDQGSFSLRTSVQVEYSSTCPCSAALSRQLVVDGFRKDFTENTGLTREDVAAWLEQNATLATPHSQRSEACISVDIPDTAEDFGLMALIDQVEKVLATPVQTAVKRADEQAFARLNGQNLMYVEDAARRIQNALSGSYDNLQTRVRHLESLHSHDAVASASALP
- a CDS encoding carbonate dehydratase, encoding MIRKNPRGDLPQIHPSAFVDPTAILCGLVIVEENVFIGPYAVIRADEMDANNHIEPIIIGAHSNIQDGVVIHSKSGAKVTIGQRTSIAHRAIVHGPCTVGNGVFIGFNSVLFNCIIEDGCVVRYNAVVDGCHLPPGFYVQSTERIGAETDLGAMPQVSADASEFSEDVARTNNDLVRGYKLIQNEF
- the hisI gene encoding phosphoribosyl-AMP cyclohydrolase; the encoded protein is MNIESSSPQQTGQQPVGFAPRTSIEQVEEGHELAPKFDLSGLVACVTTDADSGEVLMLGYMNEEALQKTILTGEAHYWSRSREVIWHKGATSGLVQKVIEMRVDDDQDAIWLRVKVAGSGASCHVGYRSCFYRRVPVAAERAHSDALVFVEHDKQFDPVEVYGDAPNPTKL
- the dksA gene encoding RNA polymerase-binding protein DksA; translation: MGITKEELLQAPADDYMNEAQLDFFRRLLEELRIETMNSIEDAKQRLASPPEMNDEADRASYEEESRLALRIVDRERRLLPKIDAALKRISSGDYGYCLESGEPIGIARLLLRPTAELCAEVKTLNERKELNYRH
- the zigA gene encoding zinc metallochaperone GTPase ZigA, with product MDTRLPVTVLSGFLGAGKTTVLNHILNNREGQRVAVIVNDMSEVNIDAAQVQQEVTLNRSEEKLVEMSNGCICCTLREDLLIEVRKLAAEGRFDCLVIESTGISEPLPVAETFTFADEDGVSLSDIARLDTMVTVVDAVNFLKDFDEAQSLQETGESLGEEDERSVADLLVDQIEFSDILLISKTDLVPQSDLDRLKGVLRSLNSEAEIYPIEKGAVPLDKVLNTNRFSFERAQQAPGWLKEMRGEHIPETEEYGISSFVYRARRPFHPARFYDFLHQPVSEGKLIRSKGYFWLATRPEFAGHWSQAGGIARHGFAGMFWKAVPENSWPEDPEYRKSIMESWVEPFGDMRQELVFIGQNLDQATITRQLDECLLDEEQLLAGKSFWQTLNDPFPAWE
- a CDS encoding DUF1826 domain-containing protein — its product is MSGENNGLLLPIAVLGNKPECLTEIFRDEVNLAIWERELSSGSIDFAYHFSREAGVFERFVGIEAGDSVDQILPAWAQELPGAKTWLADVNEVVEMFGCLFEPAAIGVRLHVLPDTMCPRFHTDRVPVRLLVTYAGRGTEWLPENQVNRGKPPALLPDQAVSNTDIQVMPTGAVSLLKGEAWIGNEGRGLVHRSPAPGSSPRLVLGLDWLD